The following proteins are co-located in the Escherichia fergusonii ATCC 35469 genome:
- the tmk gene encoding dTMP kinase has translation MRSNYIVIEGLEGAGKTTARNVVVETLEQLGIREMIFTREPGGTQLAEKLRSLVLDIKSVGDEVITEKAEVLMFYAARVQLVETVIKPALAKGTWVIGDRHDLSTQAYQGGGRGVDQTMLATLRDAVLGDFRPDLTLYLDVTPEVGLKRARARGELDRIEQESFDFFNRTRARYLELAAQDASIRTIDATQSLECVMADIRQTVTTWVKEQGA, from the coding sequence ATGCGCAGTAACTATATCGTCATCGAAGGGCTGGAAGGTGCAGGTAAAACCACTGCGCGTAACGTTGTGGTGGAGACACTTGAGCAACTGGGCATTCGTGAGATGATTTTTACCCGTGAACCAGGAGGGACGCAGTTGGCTGAGAAACTGAGGAGCCTGGTGCTGGATATAAAATCCGTCGGTGATGAAGTCATCACTGAGAAGGCTGAAGTTCTGATGTTTTATGCAGCCCGCGTCCAGTTGGTGGAGACAGTCATTAAGCCTGCACTGGCGAAAGGTACCTGGGTGATTGGTGATCGTCATGATTTATCGACTCAGGCTTATCAGGGGGGCGGTCGTGGTGTTGATCAAACCATGCTGGCAACACTACGTGATGCCGTGTTAGGTGATTTTCGCCCGGACCTGACTCTGTATCTCGACGTTACGCCTGAAGTAGGTCTAAAACGTGCACGAGCGCGTGGTGAACTGGACCGTATTGAGCAGGAGTCCTTCGACTTCTTTAACCGTACTCGTGCGCGTTATCTGGAACTTGCAGCTCAGGATGCCAGCATCCGCACTATCGATGCCACGCAATCGCTTGAGTGTGTCATGGCTGATATTCGACAAACTGTGACAACCTGGGTGAAGGAGCAGGGCGCATGA
- the yceG gene encoding cell division protein YceG produces the protein MKKLLFVLLLLLIVLGIAAGVGMWKVRQFADSKLLIKNEAIFTLKSGTGRLALGEQLYMAKIINRPRVFQWLLRIEPDLSRFKAGTYRFTPQMTVREMLQLLESGKEAQFPLRMVEGMRLRDYLKQLREAPYIKHTLSDDQYETVAKALDLEKPEWIEGWFWPDTWMYTANTTDVALLKRSHQKMVKVVDGIWEKRAEGLPYKDKNELVTMASIIEKETAVASERDRVASVFINRLRTGMRLQTDPTVIYGMGERYNGNLSRADLETPTAYNTYTINGLPPGAIATPGEDSLQAAAHPAKTPYLYFVADGKGGHTFNTNLASHNRSVQDYLKVLKEKNAQ, from the coding sequence ATGAAAAAATTGTTATTTGTCCTTTTGCTGTTGTTGATTGTACTGGGCATTGCCGCAGGCGTGGGCATGTGGAAAGTTCGTCAGTTCGCTGACAGTAAATTGTTAATTAAAAACGAAGCAATATTTACGCTTAAATCGGGTACTGGCAGATTGGCACTCGGTGAGCAGCTCTACATGGCGAAAATTATCAATCGACCGCGAGTGTTCCAGTGGTTGTTACGTATCGAGCCTGATCTGTCGCGTTTCAAAGCCGGAACGTATCGCTTTACGCCACAAATGACGGTACGCGAGATGCTGCAATTGCTGGAAAGCGGTAAAGAAGCTCAGTTTCCGTTACGAATGGTCGAGGGAATGCGTCTACGCGATTACCTCAAGCAACTACGTGAAGCGCCTTATATCAAACATACCCTGAGCGATGATCAGTACGAAACTGTCGCTAAAGCGTTAGATTTGGAAAAACCTGAGTGGATCGAAGGCTGGTTTTGGCCAGATACCTGGATGTATACCGCAAACACAACCGATGTGGCGTTATTGAAGCGATCGCACCAGAAAATGGTGAAAGTTGTCGATGGTATCTGGGAAAAGCGCGCAGAAGGGTTGCCGTATAAAGATAAAAATGAACTGGTCACCATGGCCTCTATCATTGAGAAAGAGACTGCGGTAGCCAGTGAACGTGATCGTGTTGCTTCGGTGTTTATTAACCGCTTGCGTACGGGAATGCGTTTACAAACCGATCCTACCGTGATTTACGGTATGGGAGAGCGCTATAATGGCAATCTTTCCCGCGCGGATCTTGAAACGCCGACGGCTTATAATACCTATACCATCAATGGCCTGCCGCCGGGGGCAATTGCCACACCTGGCGAAGACTCATTACAGGCTGCGGCACATCCGGCGAAAACGCCATATCTCTATTTTGTCGCCGATGGTAAAGGTGGTCATACATTTAACACTAATCTTGCCAGCCACAATCGGTCAGTGCAGGACTATTTAAAAGTGCTTAAGGAAAAAAATGCGCAGTAA
- the pabC gene encoding aminodeoxychorismate lyase — protein sequence MFLINGQKQTWLAASDRATQFGDGCFTTARIQDGHVIMLTEHIRRLQDACIKLMITFEQWELLQLEMETLAREHKSGVLKVIITRGSGGRGYSPGSCHSPGRILSVSAYPEHYSRWRQKGITLTLSPVRLGRNPLLAGIKHLNRLEQVLIRTHLDQTTADEALVLDSEGWVTECCAANLFWRQGNVVYTPSLEYAGVKGIMRQFCIHLLAQSSYRVVEVQARPEEVMAADEILLCNALMPVIPVRTCGDKLLSSRQLFEFLAPLCEHPNSL from the coding sequence ATGTTCTTAATAAATGGTCAAAAACAAACATGGCTGGCCGCGAGTGACAGAGCGACGCAGTTTGGTGATGGATGTTTCACCACCGCACGTATTCAGGATGGACATGTAATTATGCTCACAGAGCATATCCGGCGATTACAGGATGCCTGCATTAAATTGATGATTACCTTTGAGCAGTGGGAGTTACTGCAACTGGAAATGGAAACTCTGGCAAGGGAACATAAAAGTGGTGTGCTTAAGGTGATTATCACTCGTGGTAGTGGTGGTCGTGGTTACAGTCCTGGCAGTTGTCACTCACCAGGCCGAATTTTGTCCGTTTCTGCATATCCAGAGCATTATTCCCGCTGGCGACAGAAGGGAATTACGCTAACTCTCAGCCCTGTTCGCCTGGGCCGCAATCCCTTACTTGCAGGAATTAAGCATCTTAATCGGCTGGAGCAAGTGTTGATCCGGACACATCTCGATCAGACAACTGCTGACGAGGCACTTGTTCTTGACAGCGAAGGATGGGTTACGGAATGCTGCGCAGCTAATTTATTCTGGCGACAGGGAAATGTGGTTTATACACCGAGCCTTGAATATGCCGGTGTGAAGGGCATTATGCGACAATTCTGTATCCATTTATTGGCACAATCTTCTTATCGTGTTGTCGAAGTTCAGGCTCGACCGGAAGAGGTAATGGCGGCAGATGAAATTTTGCTTTGTAATGCGCTGATGCCCGTCATTCCCGTACGCACCTGTGGTGATAAGTTGCTGTCTTCGAGACAATTATTTGAGTTTTTAGCCCCACTTTGTGAGCACCCGAATTCATTATGA